A region of Larimichthys crocea isolate SSNF chromosome X, L_crocea_2.0, whole genome shotgun sequence DNA encodes the following proteins:
- the LOC113746614 gene encoding oocyte zinc finger protein XlCOF20-like has product MSSSSLDQEDPEPLQIKEEQEELCTSQEGEELLLKVEVHGTIVYNPNLSGADSNIHKQSFKCNTCGKDYKYKSHLLRHMRMHTGEKPYLCKTCGKTFCRNNKLKQHQRIHTGEKPYTCNMCGKRFCRNYLLKIHQRIHTGEKPYVCATCGKAFTQGHSLKAHRRIHTGEKPYVCNTCGKRFCSNDSLKIHQRIHTGEKPYTCTTCGNAFRQQSDGVHGPGEVRAHGTPEHLAGGHPREEMCPAGSQRAGERSDDGCSPHGAAVPDRALNIAPVQTARSCGDG; this is encoded by the exons atGAGTagctccagtctggaccaagaggacccagagcctctacagattaaagaggaacaggaggagctatgcaccagtcaggagggagaggaactTCTGCTGAAGGTGGAGGTTCACGGTACCATTGTCTACAACCCTAACTTGTCAGGGGCTGACAGTAATATTCACAAacagtcttttaaatgtaacacttgTGGAAAGGATTATAAGTATAAGTCACATCTTCTGAGACACATGAGAAtgcacacaggtgagaagccgtacctttgcaaaacctgtgggaaaacattttgtagaaataacaaattaaaacagcatcaaagaattcacacaggtgagaagccgtatacTTGCAACATGTGTGGGAAAAGATTTTGTAGAAATTACTTATTGAAAATACATCAgagaattcacacaggtgagaagccgtatgTTTGTgcaacatgtgggaaagctttcacACAGGGACATAGTTTGAAAGCACACAGACgcatccacacaggtgagaagccgtatgTTTGCAAcacctgtgggaaaagattttgTAGCAATGACTCATTGAAAATACATCAgagaattcacacaggtgagaagccgtatacttgcacaacatgtgggaaCGCTTTCAGACAGCAGAGTG ATGGAGTGCACGGCCccggcgaggtccgggcgcaTGGAACGCCCGAGCACCTCGCAGGCGGGCACCCCCGtgaggaaatgtgcccggcggGCAGCCAGCGGGCCGGGGAGAGGTCCGACGACGGATGCTCACCGCacggtgcggccgtccctgaccgcGCACTTAATATCGcccccgtgcagactgcgcggaGTTGCGGTGATGGTTAA